A section of the Jannaschia sp. S6380 genome encodes:
- a CDS encoding cache domain-containing protein, with product MRLPRLSYGQSLFALATVPLILAAAAIAAMVAIQSERTAAREIAQLEATMIQAKRRELRNYLQLARTAFITIYGNAAPDDAEAKLRVTQILSAMVYGQDGFFFVYDYDGTNIVAPRQTWLIGRDWSGMTDAAGVPVTDRLIELARAGSGYHTYEWRKPSTGEEATIMTYVMGLQDWRWAIGTGVFLDDVLAQGAIARAEVRARVTTQFMWIGGITLAALLLVFASGCLITIRERRLADAKLKQLTQRVLDTQEEERGRVARELHDSISQLLVGIRYKLELARRLTTRGEPAARGALDGAIAGLQGALGEVRRISQDLRPDVLDDLGLGPALKSLCEAFQTRTGIGVEFRTVVFRNRLDIEAKTALYRIAQEALTNIERHAAARHVTVRLFGHRRGATLRITDDGRGIARRTGGLGLRNMAERIEQLDGILRIGPDADGRGTVIEASVPLTHLLPPDSGEAVPHAAE from the coding sequence ATGCGCCTGCCCCGCCTGTCCTACGGCCAATCGCTCTTTGCGCTGGCGACCGTGCCACTGATCCTTGCGGCGGCGGCGATCGCCGCGATGGTCGCCATCCAGTCCGAGCGAACCGCCGCGCGCGAGATCGCCCAGCTGGAAGCGACCATGATCCAGGCCAAGCGGCGCGAGTTGCGCAACTACCTGCAACTAGCGCGGACGGCCTTCATCACCATCTACGGCAACGCCGCGCCCGACGATGCCGAGGCCAAGCTGCGCGTCACGCAGATCCTGTCGGCGATGGTCTATGGCCAGGACGGGTTCTTCTTCGTCTACGACTACGACGGCACCAACATCGTGGCCCCGCGCCAGACCTGGCTCATCGGGCGCGACTGGTCGGGCATGACGGATGCCGCCGGCGTGCCCGTGACCGACCGCCTGATCGAGCTGGCGCGGGCGGGATCCGGGTATCACACCTACGAATGGCGAAAGCCCTCCACCGGCGAGGAGGCGACGATCATGACCTATGTCATGGGCCTGCAGGACTGGCGCTGGGCGATCGGCACGGGTGTGTTTCTCGACGACGTGCTGGCGCAGGGGGCCATCGCGCGCGCCGAGGTACGGGCGCGGGTCACGACGCAGTTCATGTGGATCGGGGGCATCACACTCGCGGCGTTGCTGCTGGTCTTCGCGTCCGGTTGCCTGATCACGATCCGCGAGCGCCGGCTCGCGGACGCCAAGCTGAAGCAGCTGACGCAGCGCGTCCTCGACACGCAGGAGGAGGAACGCGGCCGCGTCGCGCGCGAGCTGCACGATTCGATCAGCCAGCTCCTCGTCGGCATCCGCTACAAGCTGGAACTGGCGCGCCGCCTGACCACGCGGGGCGAGCCGGCGGCCAGGGGCGCGCTCGACGGGGCCATCGCAGGGTTGCAAGGTGCCCTTGGCGAGGTTCGCCGGATCAGCCAGGACCTGCGCCCCGACGTCCTGGACGACCTCGGTCTCGGTCCGGCGCTCAAGTCGCTCTGCGAGGCATTCCAGACCCGGACCGGCATCGGGGTGGAGTTCCGCACCGTCGTCTTCCGCAACCGCCTCGACATCGAGGCGAAGACCGCCCTCTACCGCATCGCACAGGAGGCGCTGACCAATATCGAGCGGCACGCCGCCGCACGCCACGTCACCGTGCGGCTGTTCGGACATCGCCGGGGCGCAACCCTGCGCATCACCGATGACGGGCGCGGCATCGCACGCCGGACCGGCGGCCTGGGCCTGCGCAACATGGCCGAGCGGATCGAACAGCTCGACGGCATCCTCCGCATCGGTCCCGACGCGGATGGGCGCGGCACCGTGATCGAGGCGAGCGTTCCGCTGACCCACCTGCTGCCCCCCGACAGCGGCGAGGCGGTTCCCCACGCCGCCGAATGA
- a CDS encoding response regulator transcription factor, whose product MSDPIRILIVDDHPMVADGIRALLETYDDIRVVGTLSNGRAAIEQADRLRPDVILLDLNMPEMNGLAATEILRERHPEIAVLILSMHDAPEYVATALRHGAAGYCLKDQPTEEIRRAIDVVRDGGRYLCPGAESAVQPAADGSEPLTSREQTILLLLAQGRSNKQVAHDLDISVRTVETHRKNLKRKLGISSTAGLTRYALEHGVLQGTGLLP is encoded by the coding sequence ATGTCAGATCCGATCCGCATCCTGATCGTCGACGACCACCCGATGGTCGCGGATGGCATCCGCGCGCTGCTGGAGACCTATGACGACATCCGCGTCGTGGGCACGCTGTCGAACGGGCGGGCGGCGATCGAGCAGGCGGACCGGCTGCGCCCCGATGTCATTCTGCTCGACCTCAACATGCCCGAGATGAACGGCCTGGCCGCGACCGAGATCCTGCGCGAACGCCACCCCGAGATCGCGGTCCTGATCCTGTCGATGCACGACGCGCCGGAATACGTGGCGACGGCCCTGCGCCACGGGGCCGCGGGCTATTGCCTCAAGGACCAGCCCACCGAGGAGATCCGCCGCGCGATCGACGTCGTCCGCGACGGCGGGCGGTACCTCTGCCCAGGGGCCGAGAGCGCCGTCCAGCCTGCCGCCGACGGATCGGAACCGCTGACCTCGCGCGAGCAGACCATCCTGCTGCTGTTGGCGCAGGGCCGGTCGAACAAGCAGGTGGCGCACGATCTCGACATCTCGGTTCGCACGGTCGAGACGCACCGCAAGAACCTCAAGCGCAAGCTGGGCATCTCGTCGACCGCCGGCCTGACGCGCTATGCGCTGGAACATGGCGTCCTGCAGGGCACCGGCCTGCTGCCTTGA
- a CDS encoding lytic transglycosylase domain-containing protein: MRFFCLGAISLAVFLPDLVAAQTFSTRSRTDLFANQTALMDRRLSSQYAHSRRLLPTAPEAATASAGEAIPRYRGSQRSEYVGPARDAARRHGIPEDLFLRLIRQESGWNPAAVSRKGALGLAQLMPGTAARLGVNPRDPRQNLEGGARYLALQYRKFGTWRLALAAYNAGPGAVERHGGIPPYRETQGYVRAIMGRG; this comes from the coding sequence ATGCGTTTCTTTTGCCTCGGCGCGATTTCGCTCGCGGTGTTCCTGCCTGACCTGGTTGCGGCGCAGACGTTCTCGACCCGCTCGCGGACCGACCTTTTCGCCAACCAGACCGCGCTCATGGATCGCCGCCTTTCGTCGCAATACGCCCATTCCCGACGTCTGCTGCCGACCGCGCCCGAGGCGGCCACCGCGTCCGCGGGCGAGGCCATCCCGCGCTATCGCGGCAGCCAGCGGTCCGAATATGTCGGCCCGGCGCGCGACGCGGCCCGCCGCCATGGCATCCCCGAGGATCTGTTCCTGCGGCTGATCCGCCAGGAATCGGGCTGGAACCCGGCGGCGGTGTCGCGCAAGGGCGCGCTGGGTCTGGCGCAGCTCATGCCCGGCACGGCCGCGCGGCTGGGCGTCAACCCGCGGGATCCGCGACAGAACCTGGAAGGGGGCGCGCGCTATCTTGCGCTGCAATATCGCAAGTTCGGCACCTGGCGTCTGGCGCTGGCCGCCTACAACGCGGGACCCGGCGCGGTGGAACGTCACGGTGGCATCCCGCCCTATCGCGAGACGCAGGGCTACGTCCGCGCCATCATGGGCCGCGGCTGA
- a CDS encoding single-stranded DNA-binding protein encodes MAGSVNKVILIGNLGRDPEVRTFGNGGKVCNLRIATSESWRDKNSGERKEKTEWHSVAIFNEGLVRIAEQYLKKGSKVYLEGQLQTRKWQDQSGADRYSTEVVLQGFNGTLTMLDGRGEGGGGGGGGGYGGGSGGGYDDRGGNYGGGGGSQGGYGGGSGPSDMDDEIPF; translated from the coding sequence ATGGCCGGCAGCGTGAACAAGGTAATCCTGATCGGCAATCTGGGCCGTGACCCCGAGGTGCGGACCTTCGGGAACGGCGGCAAGGTATGCAACCTGCGCATCGCCACGTCCGAGAGCTGGCGCGACAAGAACTCGGGCGAGCGCAAGGAGAAGACCGAATGGCATTCGGTCGCGATCTTCAACGAGGGGCTGGTGCGCATCGCCGAGCAGTACCTCAAGAAGGGCTCCAAGGTATATCTCGAAGGGCAGTTGCAGACCCGCAAGTGGCAGGACCAATCCGGCGCCGACCGCTATTCGACCGAGGTCGTGCTGCAGGGTTTCAACGGCACGCTGACCATGCTCGACGGCCGCGGCGAAGGCGGTGGCGGTGGCGGCGGCGGCGGATATGGCGGCGGCAGTGGCGGCGGCTATGACGACCGCGGCGGCAATTACGGCGGCGGCGGCGGATCGCAGGGCGGCTATGGCGGCGGCAGCGGCCCCTCGGACATGGATGACGAGATCCCGTTCTGA
- a CDS encoding nucleotidyltransferase domain-containing protein: protein MRAKIAAEIDRIERTEDVRVLLAVESGSRAWGFHSTDSDYDVRFIYVRPVDWHLSLARKRDVIEEPIDDELDVPGWDLAKTIGLAMRSNAVVAEWLQSPIVYRADPVAVSDLESFCRAALSRRPVTWHYLSLMERQLSRLAGPAGGIRLKRYFYCLRPALALRWMRLRGEGMPPMDMSSLVAGCDLSREIAQATDMLAQRKKTISERGETGEPQPLIDALIVAERHAARDWLARTDETGARPDLLVRADEIHRRHVRAA, encoded by the coding sequence ATGCGCGCGAAGATCGCAGCCGAGATCGACCGGATCGAAAGGACGGAGGACGTTCGCGTCCTCCTCGCCGTCGAGTCGGGTTCCCGTGCCTGGGGCTTCCATTCTACCGACAGCGATTACGACGTGCGGTTTATCTATGTCCGCCCGGTCGACTGGCACCTGTCGCTCGCCCGGAAACGCGACGTGATCGAAGAACCGATCGACGATGAGCTTGACGTCCCGGGCTGGGACCTGGCCAAGACGATCGGCCTCGCGATGCGCTCCAACGCCGTGGTCGCGGAATGGCTGCAGTCGCCAATCGTCTACCGTGCCGATCCCGTGGCGGTCTCGGATCTCGAGAGCTTCTGCCGCGCGGCACTTTCGCGTCGCCCCGTCACTTGGCACTACCTGTCGCTGATGGAGCGGCAATTGTCGCGGCTGGCGGGACCGGCGGGTGGCATCCGCCTGAAGCGGTATTTCTATTGCTTGCGTCCGGCGCTCGCGCTGCGCTGGATGCGGCTGCGGGGCGAGGGAATGCCGCCGATGGACATGTCCAGCCTGGTGGCGGGATGCGACCTGTCGCGCGAAATCGCGCAGGCGACCGACATGCTCGCCCAGCGCAAGAAGACCATTTCCGAACGTGGCGAGACGGGCGAGCCGCAACCGCTGATCGACGCGCTGATCGTGGCCGAACGGCACGCGGCGCGCGACTGGCTGGCCCGGACCGACGAAACCGGCGCGCGGCCGGATTTGCTGGTCCGGGCCGACGAGATCCATCGCCGCCATGTCCGCGCGGCCTGA
- a CDS encoding aminotransferase — MQVTPTLAATPAPPVMEARRWIEGVAFPADRPLLNLSQAAPADPPPEPLRRAIAEIALTDAEAHLYGPVLGLPELRARVAADWSRAYSGDVAPAQVAITSGCNQAFTAAIATLAGPGDNVILPAPWYFNHRMWLQMSGVAPRVLEAGADLLPDAEAAAALIDDRTRAIVLVSPNNPGGVEYPAATLAAFRDLARSRGIALIVDETYRDFDARDGAPHDLFADPDWDDTLIQLYSFSKAYRLTGHRVGAICASPARLAEVEKWLDTVTICPNSIGQRAALWGMENLSDWLAGERREILARRAAMIDGFTALPDWTLLGCGAYFAYVRHPFDAPSDDVARDLVRRASLLVLPGTMFGPLRAEGGTGRAEATLRIAFANADLAGITTLFDRLAEVSRGAP, encoded by the coding sequence ATGCAAGTGACCCCGACCTTGGCCGCGACGCCCGCTCCGCCGGTGATGGAGGCGCGCCGCTGGATCGAGGGGGTGGCCTTCCCCGCGGACCGGCCGCTTCTGAACCTCAGCCAGGCCGCGCCCGCCGATCCCCCGCCGGAGCCGCTGCGCCGCGCCATCGCGGAGATCGCGTTGACGGACGCGGAGGCGCATCTTTACGGCCCGGTCCTGGGACTGCCGGAATTGCGGGCGCGCGTCGCCGCCGACTGGTCGCGCGCCTATTCCGGCGATGTCGCGCCCGCGCAGGTGGCGATCACGTCGGGCTGCAACCAGGCCTTCACCGCCGCCATCGCGACGCTGGCCGGCCCCGGCGACAACGTCATCCTGCCCGCGCCGTGGTACTTCAACCATCGCATGTGGCTGCAGATGTCCGGTGTCGCCCCCCGTGTACTGGAGGCCGGCGCGGACCTGTTGCCCGACGCGGAAGCGGCCGCCGCGCTGATCGACGACCGGACGCGGGCGATCGTGCTGGTCAGCCCGAACAATCCCGGCGGCGTGGAATATCCGGCCGCGACCCTGGCGGCGTTCCGCGACCTGGCCCGGTCGCGCGGCATCGCCCTGATCGTCGACGAGACCTATCGCGATTTCGACGCGCGCGACGGCGCCCCGCACGACCTGTTCGCCGATCCCGACTGGGACGACACCCTGATCCAGCTCTACTCCTTCTCGAAGGCGTACCGCCTGACCGGACATCGGGTCGGCGCGATCTGCGCTTCGCCCGCACGGCTGGCCGAGGTCGAGAAATGGCTCGACACGGTGACGATCTGTCCCAACAGCATCGGCCAGCGCGCGGCGCTCTGGGGGATGGAGAACCTGTCCGACTGGCTCGCCGGCGAACGGCGCGAGATCCTGGCCCGGCGTGCGGCGATGATCGACGGGTTTACGGCCCTGCCCGACTGGACGCTGCTGGGCTGCGGCGCCTATTTCGCCTATGTCCGCCACCCGTTCGACGCCCCGTCGGACGACGTTGCGCGCGATCTGGTCCGGCGGGCGTCGCTTCTGGTGCTGCCGGGCACGATGTTCGGACCGCTGCGCGCCGAGGGCGGGACGGGCCGTGCCGAGGCGACTTTGCGGATCGCCTTTGCCAACGCCGATCTGGCCGGCATCACGACGCTGTTCGACCGCTTGGCGGAGGTGTCGCGCGGCGCGCCTTGA
- a CDS encoding peptidylprolyl isomerase, translated as MAEQRRKKKSNALVWAILGLLVLALGGFGIGGFGGSLTSVARVGDREITVQDYANAIQSEQARLQQQTGQRLTLQQMQMFGLDRQVMERLLAGAALEHEADRVGLSVGDAVVVERIRQNPAFGGVDGTFDREGYSFALDNANLDEARYEARVRDEIARELLQAAVVGGTAVPDAYADAMAAWIAESRDITLATVTEADLPGGTVAPTEDDLRAFHDENPERFETPERRAITYAWLAPDRLAGEIEMDEDALRDLYEQGADEYRQPARVLAERLAFADGTEAAEARAALDAGEITFDALVAERGLTLDDVDQGELARDDLDAPLGEALFALDEPGLVGPVETDLGPAIYRVNAVLDATEIPFEDVRDDLARSFGMEAARRRIAAAREGIDDLLAGGATLEELGGETDMIVGKMEWDPTVSDGIAGYEAFRAAVQSVEAGDFPELLELADGGLFALRLDEVIAPTTPPLEEIREEVELAWTADTRRWRLFEQASELARNPTRDIAGPPEVLTGLVRDAPLEGTPPALLDRVFAAEPGEVFAFEGDDQRAYVVRVDAVNAADLSTGEAANLREAIVSQTRTEIAGDLFEGYRRAIQTEAGFEIDAQALAAIQTQLGG; from the coding sequence ATGGCCGAGCAACGTCGCAAGAAGAAGTCGAACGCCCTGGTCTGGGCGATCCTGGGCCTTCTGGTGCTGGCACTTGGCGGATTCGGGATCGGCGGCTTCGGCGGTTCGCTGACGAGCGTGGCGCGGGTCGGCGACCGCGAGATCACGGTCCAGGACTATGCCAACGCGATCCAGTCCGAACAGGCGCGCCTGCAACAGCAGACGGGCCAGCGCCTGACGCTGCAGCAGATGCAGATGTTCGGGCTCGACCGGCAGGTGATGGAGCGATTGCTGGCCGGCGCCGCGCTGGAGCACGAGGCGGACCGCGTGGGACTGTCGGTGGGCGATGCCGTCGTGGTGGAACGGATCCGGCAGAACCCCGCCTTCGGCGGTGTCGACGGGACGTTCGACCGCGAGGGCTACAGCTTCGCGCTGGACAACGCCAACCTGGACGAGGCCCGCTACGAGGCGCGCGTTCGCGACGAGATCGCCCGCGAGTTGCTGCAGGCGGCCGTCGTGGGGGGAACTGCGGTGCCCGACGCCTATGCCGACGCCATGGCCGCCTGGATCGCGGAGAGCCGGGACATCACCCTGGCCACGGTCACCGAGGCCGACCTGCCGGGCGGAACCGTGGCGCCCACGGAGGACGACCTTCGCGCCTTTCATGACGAGAACCCCGAGCGGTTCGAAACGCCGGAGCGGCGCGCGATCACCTATGCGTGGCTCGCACCCGACCGTCTGGCCGGCGAGATCGAGATGGACGAGGACGCGCTGCGCGACCTCTATGAGCAGGGCGCCGACGAATATCGTCAGCCCGCGCGCGTGCTGGCCGAGCGCCTGGCCTTCGCCGATGGGACCGAGGCGGCCGAGGCGCGCGCCGCGCTCGACGCGGGCGAGATCACGTTCGATGCGTTGGTGGCGGAGCGTGGGCTGACCCTCGATGATGTGGACCAGGGCGAACTGGCCCGCGACGACCTGGACGCCCCGCTGGGCGAGGCGCTGTTCGCGCTCGACGAGCCGGGCCTGGTCGGCCCGGTAGAGACGGATCTGGGTCCGGCGATCTACCGCGTGAACGCGGTTCTCGACGCGACGGAGATCCCGTTCGAGGATGTGCGCGACGACCTTGCCCGCAGCTTTGGCATGGAAGCCGCCCGCCGCCGCATCGCCGCCGCCCGCGAGGGGATCGACGACCTGCTGGCCGGCGGCGCCACGCTGGAGGAGCTGGGCGGCGAGACCGACATGATCGTCGGCAAGATGGAATGGGATCCCACGGTCTCGGACGGCATTGCGGGCTATGAGGCGTTCCGCGCCGCCGTGCAGTCCGTCGAGGCGGGCGACTTTCCCGAATTGCTGGAACTGGCCGATGGCGGCCTCTTCGCACTGCGTCTGGACGAGGTCATCGCGCCCACCACTCCCCCGCTGGAGGAGATCCGCGAGGAGGTGGAGCTGGCTTGGACGGCCGACACGCGCCGTTGGCGCCTGTTCGAGCAGGCGTCCGAACTGGCCCGGAACCCGACGCGCGACATCGCCGGCCCCCCCGAGGTTCTGACCGGCCTCGTGCGGGACGCGCCGCTCGAAGGCACGCCCCCTGCCCTTCTGGACCGCGTCTTCGCCGCCGAACCCGGCGAGGTCTTCGCCTTCGAGGGGGACGACCAGCGCGCCTATGTCGTGCGCGTCGACGCGGTGAACGCGGCCGATCTGAGCACGGGCGAGGCCGCCAACCTGCGCGAGGCCATCGTGTCGCAGACCCGCACCGAGATCGCGGGCGACCTGTTCGAAGGATACCGGCGCGCCATCCAGACCGAGGCGGGGTTCGAGATCGACGCGCAAGCCCTTGCCGCCATCCAGACGCAGCTGGGCGGCTGA
- the trpE gene encoding anthranilate synthase component I, with protein MIAPDFATFEAGFASGENQILWMRLPADLDTPVSLMLKLAEAQPHSFVLESVTGGEVRGRYSIVGMRPDLIWECRGTSSRVNRAARYDPSAWEDAGEPLEAIRRLLDESRIALPDDLPAACAGLFGYLGYDMIRLVERLPDVNADPLDLPDAMLMRPSVVAVLDGVKGEVILVAPVWNRGEGTARAAYARAAERLQDALAALGRAVPEPRDMAEPFDLGDPVSNFTKVDYKAAVERARDYIAAGDVFQVVPSQRWTYDFPLPPFSLYRALRRTNPSPFMFHFDMGGFQIVGASPEILVRVFGEEVTIRPIAGTRPRGATPDADRALETELLADEKERAEHLMLLDLGRNDVGRVAKTGTVRPTETFVIERYSHVMHIVSNVVGELSADHDALSALLAGLPAGTVSGAPKVRAMEIIDELEPEKRGVYGGGVGYFSAGGDMDMCIALRTGVVKDGKLYVQAGGGVVHDSDPDAEWQETVNKSRALQLAASEAGRFVPRGNR; from the coding sequence ATGATCGCCCCCGATTTCGCGACCTTCGAGGCCGGCTTCGCATCGGGGGAAAACCAGATCCTCTGGATGCGTCTGCCCGCCGACCTCGACACGCCGGTCAGCCTGATGCTCAAGCTGGCCGAGGCGCAGCCGCATTCCTTCGTGCTGGAATCGGTCACGGGGGGCGAGGTACGCGGCCGCTATTCCATCGTCGGCATGCGCCCCGACCTGATTTGGGAATGCCGTGGCACGTCCAGCCGCGTGAACCGCGCTGCCCGATACGACCCCTCGGCTTGGGAGGATGCGGGCGAACCGCTGGAGGCGATCCGACGCCTGTTGGACGAAAGCCGGATCGCCCTGCCCGACGATCTGCCCGCGGCCTGTGCGGGGCTGTTCGGCTATCTGGGCTACGACATGATCCGGCTGGTCGAACGCCTGCCCGACGTGAACGCCGACCCGCTGGACCTGCCCGACGCGATGCTGATGCGTCCCTCGGTCGTGGCGGTTCTGGACGGGGTGAAGGGCGAGGTGATCCTGGTCGCGCCGGTCTGGAACCGGGGCGAGGGGACGGCCCGCGCGGCCTATGCCCGGGCCGCGGAACGGCTGCAGGACGCTTTGGCCGCGCTGGGCCGCGCCGTGCCCGAGCCGCGCGACATGGCCGAGCCGTTCGACCTGGGCGATCCGGTCTCGAATTTCACCAAGGTCGATTACAAGGCGGCCGTCGAGAGGGCGCGCGACTACATCGCCGCGGGCGACGTCTTCCAGGTCGTGCCCTCGCAACGCTGGACCTACGACTTTCCGCTGCCGCCGTTCTCGCTCTACCGGGCGCTGCGGCGGACGAACCCGTCGCCCTTCATGTTCCATTTCGACATGGGCGGGTTCCAGATCGTCGGGGCGAGCCCCGAGATCCTGGTCCGCGTCTTCGGCGAGGAGGTTACCATCCGCCCCATCGCCGGCACCCGGCCACGCGGCGCCACGCCCGATGCGGACCGCGCGCTGGAGACGGAACTGCTGGCCGACGAGAAGGAGCGGGCCGAGCATCTGATGCTGCTGGACCTGGGCCGAAACGACGTGGGACGGGTAGCCAAGACCGGCACCGTGCGCCCGACCGAGACTTTCGTGATCGAACGCTACAGCCACGTGATGCATATCGTCTCGAACGTGGTGGGTGAGCTTTCGGCCGATCACGACGCCCTGTCGGCGCTGCTGGCCGGTCTGCCGGCGGGGACGGTGTCGGGCGCGCCCAAGGTGCGGGCGATGGAGATCATCGACGAGCTGGAGCCCGAAAAGCGCGGCGTCTATGGCGGCGGTGTCGGCTATTTCTCGGCCGGGGGCGACATGGACATGTGCATTGCCCTGCGGACGGGCGTGGTGAAGGACGGTAAGCTTTACGTTCAGGCCGGCGGCGGCGTGGTCCATGACAGCGACCCCGACGCCGAATGGCAGGAGACGGTCAACAAGTCCCGCGCCCTGCAACTGGCCGCGTCAGAGGCCGGGCGCTTCGTGCCCCGCGGCAACCGCTAG
- a CDS encoding DUF188 domain-containing protein, with protein sequence MILIDADACPVKREITETALRRNIQAIFVAGSYLRLTENPLIRLFVAGEGFDAADDAIAAVAKPGTVTVTADILLAERVLKAGGAALDPRGREFTPESIGETVATRDLMHELRPGMEGMTGGQGGGQRPFGPRDRAAFKNALDRILTRMARDPA encoded by the coding sequence ATGATCCTGATCGACGCCGATGCCTGCCCCGTCAAACGCGAGATTACGGAAACGGCGCTCCGCCGCAACATCCAGGCGATCTTCGTCGCCGGCAGCTATCTGCGCCTGACCGAAAATCCGCTTATCCGCCTGTTCGTGGCCGGCGAGGGGTTCGACGCGGCCGATGACGCCATCGCCGCTGTGGCCAAGCCCGGCACGGTCACCGTCACGGCCGACATATTGCTGGCCGAGCGGGTGCTGAAGGCCGGGGGTGCGGCGCTGGATCCGCGGGGGCGGGAGTTCACGCCCGAGAGCATCGGCGAGACTGTGGCAACCCGCGACCTGATGCATGAGCTGCGGCCGGGGATGGAGGGCATGACCGGCGGGCAGGGGGGCGGGCAGCGGCCGTTCGGCCCGCGCGACCGCGCGGCGTTCAAGAATGCGCTTGACCGGATCCTGACGCGAATGGCGCGCGATCCGGCCTAG
- a CDS encoding aldolase/citrate lyase family protein translates to MNALREKLATGAVTRGLWQNLPGPEAAEIAARAGFDWLVIDGEHGPWDPGDIRRRLIAAPDAILRVPANEDWLLKQALDLGARTVLVPMVDDAGAAARAVAACRYPPEGVRGMGAFVARAGMYSLDAAYAGRANAEVSVWVQAESRAALDALEAICAVPGVDCVFLGPADLAADMGTDAADPAVHAALTDAITRIAAAGPVPGIFAADPDRWIGAGARAVAMGSDAVVLAQGMRALL, encoded by the coding sequence ATGAATGCTTTGCGCGAAAAGTTGGCGACCGGGGCGGTGACGCGGGGCCTGTGGCAGAACCTGCCCGGCCCCGAGGCCGCCGAGATCGCGGCGCGTGCCGGGTTCGACTGGCTCGTCATCGATGGCGAGCACGGGCCCTGGGATCCGGGCGACATCCGCCGCCGCCTGATCGCGGCGCCTGATGCGATCCTGCGCGTGCCGGCGAACGAGGACTGGCTGCTGAAGCAGGCGCTGGATCTCGGCGCGCGCACCGTCCTCGTGCCGATGGTCGACGACGCCGGGGCGGCGGCGCGCGCGGTCGCGGCCTGTCGCTATCCGCCCGAGGGCGTGCGCGGCATGGGGGCCTTCGTCGCGCGGGCGGGGATGTATTCGCTCGATGCCGCCTATGCCGGGCGCGCGAACGCGGAGGTTTCGGTCTGGGTGCAGGCCGAGAGCCGGGCCGCGCTGGACGCGCTGGAGGCGATCTGCGCCGTGCCGGGCGTCGACTGCGTGTTCCTCGGACCGGCCGACCTGGCCGCCGACATGGGCACCGACGCGGCGGATCCGGCGGTGCATGCCGCGCTGACGGATGCGATCACCCGGATCGCGGCGGCGGGCCCCGTGCCCGGCATCTTCGCCGCCGACCCCGACCGCTGGATCGGCGCGGGCGCCCGCGCGGTCGCGATGGGGTCGGACGCCGTCGTCCTGGCGCAGGGTATGCGCGCGCTTTTATGA
- a CDS encoding C4-dicarboxylate TRAP transporter substrate-binding protein, which yields MKYLSTASIAALTLAFASEAVAVEWNVSVWGKRRAFTEHIERMAEIVAEESGGDFTMNVSYGGLSNNRENLDGISIGAFEMAQFCAGYHRDKNRAITVLELPFLGVQNLEQEVAVARAVYDHPAVQDEMAQWNARILMTSPMPQYNIVGTGEPRTTVDSFDGMRVRATGGIGEIMESVGAVPTSVTATEAYNAMESGVVDAVAFAQHAHLSFGTIDIADWWTENLNPGTVNCPVVVNTDAYEALSDEHKAILASAAERAIEHYLENYAVLLEGWEATLAEKGVEKVTVDEAEIARLREGAQPIHEAWIEDATANGLPGQELYDLTIQAVEANAPS from the coding sequence ATGAAGTATCTGTCCACGGCGTCGATCGCCGCCTTGACCCTCGCCTTCGCATCCGAAGCCGTCGCGGTCGAATGGAACGTCTCGGTCTGGGGCAAACGTCGCGCCTTCACCGAACATATCGAGCGCATGGCCGAGATCGTGGCCGAGGAATCCGGCGGCGACTTCACCATGAACGTGAGTTATGGCGGCCTGTCCAACAACCGCGAGAACCTGGACGGCATCAGCATCGGCGCCTTCGAGATGGCGCAGTTCTGCGCGGGCTATCACCGCGACAAGAACCGCGCGATCACCGTGCTGGAGCTGCCCTTCCTGGGCGTCCAGAACCTGGAGCAGGAAGTCGCAGTCGCCCGCGCCGTCTACGACCACCCCGCCGTGCAGGACGAGATGGCGCAGTGGAACGCCCGCATCCTGATGACCAGCCCCATGCCGCAATACAACATCGTCGGCACCGGCGAGCCGCGCACCACCGTGGACAGCTTCGACGGCATGCGCGTGCGCGCCACCGGCGGCATCGGCGAGATCATGGAGAGCGTGGGCGCGGTGCCGACGTCGGTCACGGCGACGGAGGCCTACAACGCGATGGAATCGGGCGTGGTCGACGCGGTCGCCTTCGCCCAGCATGCGCATCTGTCCTTCGGCACGATCGACATCGCCGACTGGTGGACCGAGAACCTGAACCCCGGCACCGTGAACTGCCCCGTCGTGGTCAACACCGATGCCTACGAGGCGCTGTCGGACGAGCACAAGGCCATCCTGGCGAGTGCCGCCGAGCGGGCGATCGAGCACTATCTCGAGAACTACGCCGTGCTTCTGGAGGGATGGGAGGCGACACTGGCCGAGAAGGGCGTCGAGAAGGTCACCGTGGACGAGGCCGAGATCGCGCGCCTGCGCGAAGGCGCCCAGCCCATCCACGAGGCTTGGATCGAGGATGCGACGGCCAACGGCCTGCCCGGCCAGGAACTCTACGACCTGACCATTCAGGCCGTCGAGGCGAACGCGCCGAGCTGA